From a region of the Zingiber officinale cultivar Zhangliang chromosome 4B, Zo_v1.1, whole genome shotgun sequence genome:
- the LOC121975526 gene encoding dormancy-associated protein homolog 4-like — MGILHHLWDDTVAGPPPDSGLGRLRKSSSFSPSSSSTASAPPAALQVTRSITILRIGGPSSPSAASSPRSAPDSPASASTPRGDWKRPRRKSAPAEGGGSDAVEPRKPTVYDWVVISALDR, encoded by the exons ATGGGAATTCTCCACCATCTGTGGGACGACACGGTCGCCGGGCCTCCGCCGGACTCCGGCCTCGGGAGACTACGCAAGTCCTCCTCcttttctccttcctcctcctcgacGGCGTCGGCGCCTCCTGCTGCCCTCCAGGTCACGAGGAGCATCACGATCCTCCGGATCGGCGGTCCCTCGTCTCCGTCGGCCGCATCCTCCCCTCGCAGCGCCCCTGACTCCCCTGCTTCCG CTTCGACGCCGAGGGGGGACTGGAAGAGGCCCCGGAGGAAGTCGGCGCCGGCGGAGGGCGGGGGATCCGACGCCGTCGAGCCGAGGAAGCCCACTGTCTATGACTG GGTGGTGATTAGCGCTTTGGACAGATGA